The window CCCAGGCTGAAAAATATTTAGGCTGCATCAGAAACTTGATTTCTGTGGTACGTGTGACAGCAACACATACTGCATTTCAGTACATGCTCCATCTCTTTTTATTTCAATCAGTGACTTGGAAGAGACCAGTCTCTTCAGTAACACACTAGAGTGGGAAAGAAACACTCTGAATTCATGTATGTGTTCTCTGATGTCTAAGGAGATGGGATCTGTAATCAAACTGTTTGCCACACTGAATACATTTGTGAGGCTTTACCCCTGTGTGTTTCCGCTGATGTACGAGAAGGCGAGACCTATAGTTAAATTCCTTCCCACACAGCTCACATTTATGGGGCTTTTCTCCAAAGTGACACCTTAGGTGTACTACTAGCCGGGATCTGTACTCAAACTCTCTGCCACATTGGTTGCATCTATGAGGCCTGTCAACTGAATGTTTCTTCATATGCTCCGCAAGGAACGGCTCAGAGATGAAACATTTGCCACACTCTCCACATATAAAAGGTGTAGCAGATTCCTGAGGTAATGTAAGACGTGATTTATATGTCAAGTCATTGCCAAAATCATCAAACTGGTCTTCGTTGGGCATTGCTTCAAATTCAAAATGTTCTTCTTTGGAATGCAAATCTTGCTTTCTACTCTTTCGTTTTAGAAGGGGTAAATTGTCCCATGTTGCATTATTTTCATGGAGAAAACTTTCAACCAAAGGGAATGATTTAGGTTCCTGCTGATTCGACAAAGGGTCCGGCGTGACATTTACAACATCATAGGAATCATTAGGGAATCCACTAATAAAATTTTCTTCCTGGAACTCCTCAGTGATGTAAGTTCTTTCAATCGGagcttcatcaggaacaagtaTAGAAGGAGATTCTTCAACTGTTCTCACCAACACTGAATCATCTGTACAAAGAATAAAtggatttataaaaagaaacGGACCTGCCATGTTCATGTAAAcagcaacaaaataatttttctaaaaatcCCTACCTGTTATAGTTAAAGATTAACTAAGGAAGTGAGAGTTTCCACTGCATGCCCCTGAAGGCTAGTTATATAGATGTACAATTTGATCAAGAACCATGTGTTTGGTATGCAGCTTTTTGACACCTCTGTTGTGTACTGGATTTAAGTGTCATTATTACATTACTATCTATATATTGGATCATCCATATTGATGTTAAACCATGCAAACTGCTATGAGATTGTGCAATAGAACCTATTTAACATGCCTCTGGTGAACAGTTTTGATCTATTTGAATGTGCACCATTTTCCTGTGCAATCTGAATGTAAAGGTTAAACAAAATCTCTAATTGAGTTTAATGGCGTCAATGGTGGTCCAACAGTGATTTCCAGAACAAAAAAgcctagtttttattttaatattaatacgtttttttatttcagaatttaCACAATTGAACTGCAAACCAGAGTAGTATATAATCTCTTGTGCTATCAAACAATAATACTTACCTGTGATATCAATGACTGCCTCCTGCTTATCAGCCAAATGACCACTTTCATGAAGCTCATTCACTTGTTCAGTATTAGCTGCAGAATGCGTAACACCTGCACAAAAGTAATGTCATCAATACCACAGTTTGTATACAACttgtttattaattaaaataagatgGCGTTGTATTAGCTTTTGTAATTTGTGTATTAAAGTACTTCATTCCTGTGACATACTGATATAAATAAAACCAGTTTTGCATTATAAATGTAGTTACGCAAGGTTTTTTTTcactggtgtaaaaaaaaagttaaataaaagccTGATGATACTGCCAGTTTCTACCTGCTCAGGGCTTTTTTAATTGGGTGGTCACCATCTCCCAGTACTACAGGAACATGGCCACACTCATGTGTGGAATACACTTTCCTCTTTTTCACTGCAGTCAATGTCCCTTGCTGGTTGACTGATTGTTCCATCAGAAGACTTGGACTTACTGTGACATTTGCTGGACAGTTTGTATAAGCTGGATAACTGGAGCAGTTATAATAAGCTTTAGTTCACTTCAAGCAGATTCTACAAAGATGCAATATAAGGAATTCAAAACCTTAAAGCAtttcaaatgcaggtcagtaggAGGTCAACTGTGGGTTGAATTCACCAGTCTTTGAAATGAGCATTCCAAACTGATGtcaaaataatctaataatacTAGGATGAAACCTGGTGACACTGGCACTTACAGGGGTACAAAAACTGCTATGTTACTGCTATTGACAGCCTGTACCATGTATGTTATGTTTTATCATCTGTTATTTTCCCATAGCAAATGTCAGATTCGCTATACTGATCCATTTGCTATATATTGTCACAATATGAAAAGTAAACGAACATACACTCACCAACAATAATGTCTGGTTCTACATCTACAGGTTTATTGGCTTCTTCTGTTTCTGTATGCTCCACTTCATCAGGAATTGACACACATTCTATTTCCTCCTTTTGAACATCTGCACAATACAGTTAAAATCAGTTAAAGCATGAAATCACTTACATCACCTTCAGTATTTtgcaatcagcaaaaaaaaaaattgttcagaaGTTGTGAATACAATTAAAAAAGCTGAACATCAACTCAATGACCTAAATTATTGTATCACTGTAATCAGTATATGCAACAAATGCAatgatatcagcctcttgcaatttTCTGTACAGCAGTGTTTAGTGTGAAAAAAGAAGGCAAACACTAATATCCAATCAGGTAACCTACTTGCAAAATttctgacaatgggcctgatttattaaggctctccaaggctggaaaggatacgctttcatcagtgaagctcagtgatccagcaaacctggaatggat is drawn from Pyxicephalus adspersus chromosome Z, UCB_Pads_2.0, whole genome shotgun sequence and contains these coding sequences:
- the LOC140344041 gene encoding oocyte zinc finger protein XlCOF7.1-like, whose amino-acid sequence is MIAKMNKKQLTEKILNHALGIIYLLTGEEYVVVKKTSAHSPTRLLTGDVPIKCGDISIYFSMEEWDYIEENKNLYKDVAVHSSQSFSEMRMESKMSLDVQKEEIECVSIPDEVEHTETEEANKPVDVEPDIIVGVTHSAANTEQVNELHESGHLADKQEAVIDITDDSVLVRTVEESPSILVPDEAPIERTYITEEFQEENFISGFPNDSYDVVNVTPDPLSNQQEPKSFPLVESFLHENNATWDNLPLLKRKSRKQDLHSKEEHFEFEAMPNEDQFDDFGNDLTYKSRLTLPQESATPFICGECGKCFISEPFLAEHMKKHSVDRPHRCNQCGREFEYRSRLVVHLRCHFGEKPHKCELCGKEFNYRSRLLVHQRKHTGVKPHKCIQCGKQFDYRSHLLRHQRTHT